Sequence from the Lusitaniella coriacea LEGE 07157 genome:
CGCACAACCCCACAACGCCGTACTGCACCAACTCCAATCGCCCCAAACGCCCAAAACTAAATTTTTCGGCTTTTTCTTCCTTTTTGATCGCGTCCAGGGCTTCTCGCGCCTGTCTTGCCTGTCCGAAGCGCTTTTCCACTGCGGGATCGAGTAACTTATCCAACCAATGGGCAAACTCCGGCGAGAGGGTTACTTTATCCCGAAACTGCAACCGCATTCGGTGTTGCGGCAATTTTCCCGGCGCAATTCCCGTTAATAAATGCACCAGCGTTGCACCCAAGGCGTACAAATCACTGGCTGCAACTGCTTTACCCCATAACTGTTCTGGCGGCGCGTATCCTCCTGTTCCCACCACTGTAAAGGTTACGCCTTCTGCTTTCGCACGATCTTGAACCGCACCGAAGTCTACAAGGTAATAGGAGGTTGCTAACTGTCCGGGTGAGGTTGACGCGGAGACACGGGGACGCGGTGACGCGGTGAGATGACGGGGAGACGGGGGGACGGGGAGACGGGGTGAAGACTGTTCCCTATGTTCCTGAACTGTTGACTGACTGGAAAGTGCAATCAAATTGCTCGGTTTAATATCCCGATGCAGTACAGGAGGACTCAATTCGTGTAAATGGATGAGAATTTCCAGGAGTTGCTTGGCAATTTCTTTCGCGTCTGTCTCTGTGAAAGATTTACCGTCTTGGAGTAACTGCTGCAATGACGAACCGGGAATGTATTCCTGTACCAATGCAAACCAAGGCAATCCCCCACCCGCTTCTTTTTCAATGGAAAAGTAGTCGAGATAGCGAGGAATGCAAGGATGGTTGAGATGCTGGAGAACTTGTGCCTCTCTCTCAAACAGTTTGACATCTTGCCATTGGGTTTGGGGACTGAAGGGAAGGAGTTTAACCACGACTTGCTGCTGCGATTCAATGTCTTCTGCAATCCAGGTTTGCCGCGTGGGATTATTGCCGAGTTGCTTTTGGAGGCGGTAGCGGTTTTGTAGCGTTTGTTGGGATTGCAGCATGATAAGAGTTCAGGATTTTTGGGACAGAATGTGAGGTGTGGGGTATAGGCGTTGTATCTTGTTGTATTTAATTGTAGTGAATTTGCCTCCATCTGCTTAACCCGAACTCAGGTGAAATAGGTGAATATAATAAACAGCGCGATAATAAACATCGCGTTGAATTAACTAAATAAACATTTAAGGCGTTTCCATCACTATCAAGCAGTTCGGGAATGAGTGTAAGGAGAATTTTTTATTATCCTTTGCCTGGGACGATTGAAAAGCGATATGTTGACCTTTCATCACCTGAAATTAAGTCAACAAGCTTCTAGTTTGTTGTTTTGTAAAAAAGAGAACAGCGCTTTGAGCAACTTTTCTGTTATATCGACAGGATTGAGAGCGAACACAGCACCATGAGCAATGAATTTCGAGAATTACTCAAAAAAGTCGGGGGCGGTCAACATACCAAGAAAGATTTAACCCGAAACGAAGCCGCGATCGCGACGCACATGATGCTGATGCAGGAAGCCACCCCCGCCCAAATTGGGGCATTTCTCATTGCCCATCGCATTAAACGACCCACAGGCATTGAATTGGCGGGAATGTTGGATACCTACGAAAAGTTAGGAGTTACCCTCCAACCCTTACCGAATTCTGACTCAACCGTTACCGTTTTTGGTCTTCCCTACGACGGGCGCAGTCGCACTGCCCCCATTATCCCTATCACCGCCCTCTTACTCTCTGCTGCGGGGGTTCCCGTCTTGTTGCATGGCGGCGATACCATGCCCACCAAATATGGCGTTCCCCTTGTTGAAATTTGGCAAGGATTGGGACTCGATTTCACCCAACTTTCTGCCCCCCAAGTGCAATCTTTGCTCGAACAAACCGGGTTCGCTTTTATTTATACCCCCAAACATTTTCCCCTCGCCTGTGGCTTAATTCCCTATCGCGATCAAATTGGCAAGCGCCCTCCCCTGGCAACTTTGGAGTTACTGTGGTCGCCCTATCGCGGCAAAACTCATATTGTTGTGGGATACGTTCACCCTCCCACCGAAGCAATGGCAAGAATTGCCCTCACCCAACGAGGAGAGACACATTTTACTTTTGTGAAGGGGTTAGAGGGAAGTTGCGATTTGCGCCTCTCCCAAACGACAATTATTGCAGCGAGTCAACCGGATTCTCCCAACGGGTTTGAATACCTCAAACTCAATCCCCATCACTACAATTTCGCGGCGAAAGATATTCCTCTCGAATCCACCGCACAGCTACTGTCTCAATTGGAAGAAGTTTTGGAGGGAAAACCTACCCCGATGTTTCAAGCTGCCCTTTGGAATGGGGGATTTTATTTGTGGCGATGCGGGGTTTGTCCCGATATGGCAACGGGAATTCAACAGGCAGAAGCGTTACTGGTTGGGGGGAAGGTGAAAGCTCAACGGGACGCGATCGCGTCTAATATGAAATAGTCTTAAATTTGCGACACAAGACTAACGCAGGGATGGGGATACAAAGGTTAAGCTAATAACTAGAAGTGGAGTGTGTCAGTTCTCGAACACAGCTAAAGAAAATTGGGAGTTAGTCAGTGCTGCAATTTCTCTCACTGGGTTTGTTGGGGATAACACTCCCCGCATCCCCCCCGATTGAATCCCCCCATCCCGTTCAACAAAACCCTTTTTTGGTTGAATGTCATTGTTTCATTCGCGATACAGAAGAACCGCAACAAGATTACGGCTATCATCTGATCGCGCGGGGTTTTTCTCAAAATCTCCCGAATGGAATTGAGGTCACTTTTGAACCCGATAAAATTCGGCTTTCTGTGGATCGAAAACCCGCTGATACAGAAGAATATAGCCCCCTGTATCAATCCCTTCCCCTCATCAAACGTCAAGAATCGTCCTGTACCCGCGACAATTGTCCGTCAGTCGAATACGAATCGCCAATGCTTCGGGATAAACTAGCGATTACCTATGACAAGGCGCAAGGTAGAATGCTCGTGGCTCATACTCTTGAAAGTGGAAGAACGCTTGAAGGACGGGGTGGATGCGTCTTTATTTCCCTACCAAGGCGTTGATGGGGGAGCAACCTTTGAGGATGATTGAGTAATACTAATATACTAATTACGAACCTCAAAAAACCAACAACTATGACAGCCACGCCAGATATTCAACAGCGCATTGTACAACTGCGGCAACAACTCCAAAAAGCCAATTACGCTTACTACGTCCTCGACAATCCCTTTATGGAAGATGCCGTATACGACAAGCTGTATCGGGAACTCCAAGACTGGGAGGAAAAATATCCCCAACTGATTACTCCAGACAGTCCCACCCAACGAGTTGGTGACAAACCCGCTTCCCAATTCACTTCCCTGCGCCACAATATTCCCCTCTACAGCCTGGAAAACGCTTTCAACGCCCAAGAACTG
This genomic interval carries:
- a CDS encoding protein kinase domain-containing protein, yielding MLQSQQTLQNRYRLQKQLGNNPTRQTWIAEDIESQQQVVVKLLPFSPQTQWQDVKLFEREAQVLQHLNHPCIPRYLDYFSIEKEAGGGLPWFALVQEYIPGSSLQQLLQDGKSFTETDAKEIAKQLLEILIHLHELSPPVLHRDIKPSNLIALSSQSTVQEHREQSSPRLPVPPSPRHLTASPRPRVSASTSPGQLATSYYLVDFGAVQDRAKAEGVTFTVVGTGGYAPPEQLWGKAVAASDLYALGATLVHLLTGIAPGKLPQHRMRLQFRDKVTLSPEFAHWLDKLLDPAVEKRFGQARQAREALDAIKKEEKAEKFSFGRLGRLELVQYGVVGLCALALPLFAAYRYINEGRIAVSAMNRTQQDSLLLYKEFTDSLEHLEALRNGFTQTTQNYSYSVYKTHLYSLNYATPRTRNAKGYVGIVAIISEDRKTETFKTAVVFCETREPGKNTKKKLYITQGYFILNRSFSVSNPN
- a CDS encoding anthranilate phosphoribosyltransferase family protein translates to MSNEFRELLKKVGGGQHTKKDLTRNEAAIATHMMLMQEATPAQIGAFLIAHRIKRPTGIELAGMLDTYEKLGVTLQPLPNSDSTVTVFGLPYDGRSRTAPIIPITALLLSAAGVPVLLHGGDTMPTKYGVPLVEIWQGLGLDFTQLSAPQVQSLLEQTGFAFIYTPKHFPLACGLIPYRDQIGKRPPLATLELLWSPYRGKTHIVVGYVHPPTEAMARIALTQRGETHFTFVKGLEGSCDLRLSQTTIIAASQPDSPNGFEYLKLNPHHYNFAAKDIPLESTAQLLSQLEEVLEGKPTPMFQAALWNGGFYLWRCGVCPDMATGIQQAEALLVGGKVKAQRDAIASNMK